Proteins from a single region of Rhodospirillales bacterium:
- a CDS encoding winged helix-turn-helix transcriptional regulator translates to MLKALSNERRLLIVCILHMGEKSVGALEEVIGLSQSALSQHLARLRRDGIVKTRRDAQTIYYSLNSGEAEQILACLHDIYCDEDAC, encoded by the coding sequence ATGTTGAAAGCCTTATCGAATGAGCGACGTTTGTTAATCGTGTGCATTTTACACATGGGAGAGAAGAGTGTTGGCGCGCTGGAGGAAGTGATTGGTCTTAGTCAGTCCGCGCTTTCTCAGCACCTTGCACGGTTACGCAGGGACGGTATTGTAAAAACCCGTCGGGATGCGCAGACAATTTATTACTCCTTGAATTCTGGTGAAGCGGAACAAATTCTTGCCTGTTTGCACGATATCTACTGCGATGAGGATGCCTGCTGA
- the gmk gene encoding guanylate kinase, with product MYVLSSPSGAGKTTITRALLKNNENLTPSISATTRPRRAGEVHNQDYIFVSQDEFRDMIDNGQMLEHAKVFDNYYGTPRAPVEKALASGQDVIFDIDWQGTQQLFELAAEDLVRVFILPPSNQALEKRLRDRSRDTKETEDQIRSRMAKAADEMSHYTEYDYVIINTDVEKAITQAQLILDAERLKRRRVQGLSDFVRGLMGGL from the coding sequence ATGTATGTTCTGTCTTCCCCGTCAGGGGCTGGCAAAACAACCATCACGCGCGCGCTATTGAAAAACAATGAAAACCTGACTCCTTCTATTTCGGCAACCACAAGACCGCGCCGCGCCGGGGAAGTCCATAACCAGGACTACATATTTGTCTCTCAGGACGAATTCCGCGATATGATCGACAATGGGCAAATGCTCGAACATGCCAAAGTTTTTGATAATTATTATGGTACACCGCGCGCTCCTGTTGAAAAAGCGCTAGCAAGCGGTCAGGACGTAATCTTCGATATTGACTGGCAGGGGACGCAGCAACTCTTTGAACTGGCCGCCGAAGATCTTGTCCGGGTTTTTATTCTGCCTCCTTCCAATCAGGCTCTGGAAAAACGCCTGCGTGATCGTTCCCGCGATACAAAGGAGACCGAAGATCAAATTCGCAGCCGCATGGCCAAGGCCGCCGATGAAATGTCGCACTATACCGAATATGATTACGTAATTATCAATACCGATGTCGAAAAAGCAATCACCCAGGCCCAGCTTATTCTGGATGCCGAGCGCCTCAAACGTCGCCGGGTTCAAGGCCTTTCGGACTTTGTCCGGGGTTTGATGGGTGGTTTGTAA
- a CDS encoding glycosyltransferase family 4 protein, with the protein MNAFQIQPVIMQIIPELGPGGAEQGCIDIAAELVASGAQAIIVSNGGSRVHELERIGAVHINLPVHSKSPLVMWHNITALRKIIERYNVNIVHVRSRAPAWSAYYACKKTSAHYITTCHAPYNISGEAKKFYNSSIAQGERVIAISNYVADYLRKNYNLDNRTIRLIPRGIPMERFHPTAVTPQRMIALAQSWRVPDGANIVMLPGRITRWKGHSVLINALERIQREDLFCVIIGSDQGRKEYRKELDEQIAAKGLEGRVRIVDHCNDMPAAYMLSTVVVCPSTDPEGFGRVPVEAQAMGRPVVASDHGGAQETILRGQTGWLVEPSNPQALAAAIEDALALTPTQRSMLATRAMTHIAANFTKEQMADKTLDVYAELLRGEIAPSSGEYPFHSQQKSYAQTGL; encoded by the coding sequence ATGAACGCATTCCAAATCCAACCTGTCATTATGCAGATTATCCCTGAACTCGGCCCCGGTGGCGCGGAGCAAGGGTGTATTGATATTGCTGCTGAATTGGTTGCAAGCGGCGCACAGGCCATTATAGTATCAAATGGCGGCAGCCGGGTCCACGAACTTGAACGCATCGGTGCGGTGCACATCAACCTGCCTGTTCATTCCAAAAGCCCGCTCGTCATGTGGCACAACATCACCGCCCTGCGCAAAATTATCGAGCGGTATAATGTCAACATCGTTCATGTTCGCAGCCGCGCCCCGGCGTGGAGCGCTTATTATGCCTGCAAAAAAACATCGGCTCATTACATAACCACATGCCACGCGCCCTATAATATCAGCGGTGAAGCCAAAAAATTCTATAACAGCTCAATCGCGCAAGGAGAGCGCGTCATCGCGATTTCAAACTATGTCGCCGATTATCTGCGCAAAAATTATAATTTGGATAATCGTACAATTCGCCTGATCCCGCGTGGCATTCCGATGGAACGCTTTCATCCCACCGCTGTAACGCCCCAGCGCATGATCGCCCTCGCGCAAAGCTGGCGCGTTCCTGACGGCGCTAATATCGTAATGCTCCCGGGACGTATCACACGCTGGAAAGGTCATTCTGTTCTCATAAATGCACTAGAACGCATTCAAAGAGAGGATCTGTTCTGCGTTATTATCGGCTCGGATCAGGGACGTAAAGAGTATCGCAAGGAACTTGATGAACAAATCGCCGCCAAGGGACTGGAAGGCCGCGTGCGAATCGTCGATCACTGCAACGACATGCCCGCCGCCTATATGCTCTCAACGGTTGTTGTCTGCCCATCCACAGATCCAGAAGGTTTTGGCCGCGTTCCCGTCGAAGCCCAGGCCATGGGCCGCCCTGTCGTTGCCTCTGACCACGGCGGCGCCCAAGAAACAATTTTACGCGGTCAAACCGGTTGGCTGGTCGAACCCTCTAATCCGCAAGCGCTGGCAGCCGCCATCGAAGATGCATTGGCCCTCACCCCGACACAGCGCTCTATGCTTGCCACGCGAGCCATGACTCACATCGCCGCCAATTTTACAAAAGAGCAAATGGCCGACAAAACTCTTGATGTATACGCTGAACTCTTGCGCGGTGAAATCGCCCCGTCCAGCGGCGAATATCCCTTTCATAGCCAACAAAAAAGCTATGCCCAGACAGGACTTTAA
- a CDS encoding glycosyltransferase family 9 protein yields the protein MPDHTNKQKILVIKLSALGDFIQALGPMAAIREHHKDAHITILTTRAFEGFARKCGYFDEVWLDTRPKLLNFKGWATLRKRLNDGKFTRVYDLQNNDRTNFYFKLFKNKPEWIGAAPGASHRNTSPKRTAGHAFDGHVQTLALAEISDIKIDRLDWMNGDLSNFTLKDPYVLLVPGCAPQHPQKRWPAENYARLAQQLVKMNYQPVLIGTESDAAATTTIANTCPEALNLTNQTTLEQIATLGRNAAATIGNDTGPMHLIAATACPCLVLFSVTSNPTRHAPKGENVKVLQKNNLQDLDIETLLQHLTMRESPKSAAKSSH from the coding sequence ATGCCGGATCACACCAACAAGCAAAAAATCCTGGTCATCAAACTCAGCGCGCTGGGTGATTTCATCCAGGCACTCGGCCCTATGGCGGCAATCCGTGAGCACCATAAAGACGCACATATCACAATTCTGACCACGCGGGCCTTTGAAGGGTTTGCAAGGAAATGCGGCTATTTTGACGAAGTATGGCTCGACACGCGGCCAAAACTTTTAAATTTCAAAGGCTGGGCTACCCTGCGCAAACGTTTAAACGATGGCAAATTTACCCGTGTTTATGACCTGCAAAACAACGATCGCACCAACTTTTACTTCAAACTCTTCAAAAATAAGCCAGAATGGATCGGCGCCGCGCCCGGAGCCTCTCACCGCAATACATCGCCGAAACGTACAGCCGGGCATGCGTTCGACGGACACGTACAAACATTAGCACTTGCAGAAATAAGTGATATTAAAATCGATCGTCTTGATTGGATGAACGGCGATCTCTCCAACTTCACCCTCAAAGACCCGTACGTATTACTTGTACCTGGTTGCGCACCGCAGCACCCGCAAAAACGCTGGCCCGCCGAAAATTATGCCCGGCTCGCACAACAACTTGTAAAAATGAACTATCAACCTGTACTCATCGGCACCGAATCCGATGCCGCAGCGACAACAACCATCGCAAACACCTGCCCCGAAGCATTGAATTTAACCAATCAAACAACTTTAGAACAAATTGCCACGCTAGGACGAAACGCAGCCGCCACCATCGGTAACGACACAGGCCCGATGCACCTGATCGCTGCCACCGCCTGTCCATGCCTTGTCTTGTTTTCCGTAACCAGCAACCCAACCCGCCACGCCCCAAAAGGCGAGAACGTCAAAGTGTTGCAAAAGAACAATCTACAGGATTTAGATATTGAGACGCTGCTACAACACCTGACAATGCGAGAGAGCCCAAAAAGCGCCGCGAAATCATCACATTAA
- a CDS encoding alpha/beta hydrolase: MTNLSLQSASEPLSTLKREGKSDLAYVYIPPGPAGEALPLVMFCGGYRSDMNGTKALYLEERCKARGQGYVRFDYSGHGASGGEFNEGTIGAWLGDAEDVLDHVAKGPVLAVGSSMGGWIALLLAQARAGKVQGVVGIAAAPDFSEELFARLAPEQQDEMRRAGFVEVPNDYSDEPYYYSRSFYEEAKAHLLLTGPQVADYPIRLIQGMKDKDVLWETAAKIQKNYSSGDVDIVFVDDGDHRLSRPEDLELIDREIRALNEALS, translated from the coding sequence ATGACAAATTTATCGCTGCAAAGTGCTTCTGAGCCTCTCTCTACGTTGAAACGCGAAGGTAAGTCTGACTTGGCTTATGTGTATATTCCGCCGGGCCCAGCCGGGGAGGCGTTGCCGCTGGTCATGTTTTGCGGAGGATATCGTTCAGATATGAATGGAACCAAGGCCTTATATCTGGAAGAACGCTGTAAAGCACGGGGGCAGGGCTATGTGCGTTTTGATTATAGCGGCCATGGCGCTTCGGGTGGTGAATTTAATGAGGGTACGATTGGCGCCTGGTTAGGCGATGCAGAGGATGTTCTGGATCATGTTGCCAAGGGGCCGGTTCTTGCCGTTGGTTCGTCTATGGGGGGGTGGATTGCGCTTTTGCTGGCGCAGGCGCGCGCCGGGAAGGTTCAGGGTGTGGTCGGTATAGCGGCAGCTCCAGATTTTTCAGAGGAGTTGTTTGCGCGTCTTGCGCCTGAGCAGCAAGATGAGATGAGGCGCGCCGGGTTTGTTGAAGTTCCCAATGATTATAGTGATGAGCCATATTATTATAGTCGAAGTTTTTATGAAGAAGCCAAGGCTCATCTGCTTTTGACCGGGCCGCAAGTTGCCGATTATCCCATTCGTTTGATCCAAGGCATGAAGGATAAAGATGTTTTGTGGGAAACGGCGGCGAAGATTCAGAAGAATTATAGTAGCGGCGATGTCGATATTGTCTTCGTTGATGACGGGGATCATCGACTTTCACGGCCTGAGGATCTGGAGTTGATTGATCGCGAAATACGAGCTTTGAATGAGGCGTTGTCCTAA